The following proteins come from a genomic window of Geminicoccaceae bacterium SCSIO 64248:
- a CDS encoding cytochrome c-type biogenesis protein CcmH, with protein MRKAIRAALLLSSLVAAPAMAATGADELLTDPAKEARAREITRELRCVVCPNQSIDDSDADIARDLRLLVREQVSAGRSNQEIMAYVVDRYGDYVLLDPPFRPGTWILWLGPFVVLALGGLGIVVFLRRSRDGADPMAPQPLSASEQQRLQDLLPSGEPARADR; from the coding sequence ATGCGCAAAGCCATCCGGGCTGCCCTGCTCCTGTCCAGCCTGGTCGCCGCACCCGCCATGGCCGCCACCGGGGCCGACGAGTTGTTGACCGATCCCGCCAAGGAGGCGCGGGCCCGCGAGATCACGCGCGAGTTGCGCTGCGTCGTGTGTCCCAACCAGTCGATCGACGATTCCGACGCCGACATCGCCCGCGACCTCCGCCTGCTCGTCCGCGAGCAGGTGTCGGCCGGACGAAGCAACCAGGAGATCATGGCGTATGTCGTCGACCGTTACGGCGACTACGTGCTGCTCGATCCGCCGTTCCGGCCGGGCACCTGGATCCTGTGGCTCGGCCCGTTCGTGGTGCTCGCGCTGGGCGGGCTCGGCATCGTCGTCTTCCTGCGGCGCAGCCGCGACGGCGCGGACCCCATGGCGCCGCAACCCCTGAGCGCGAGCGAGCAGCAACGGCTGCAGGACTTGCTGCCTTCCGGCGAGCCGGCGCGCGCCGACCGATGA
- a CDS encoding DsbE family thiol:disulfide interchange protein, whose protein sequence is MRRVLFLIPIVVFVLVGIGLAVGLTRDPSERASPLEGRPAPIFDLAALPARGPDTGLATSDLKGAVSVVNIFASWCAPCRIEHPILSRLAADGVTVHGIDYKDDPAKAETFLSTLGDPYARVGADTTGRAGIDWGITGVPETFIIDRNGDIVHRHVGPLTANDVETTIEPILRDLEP, encoded by the coding sequence ATGCGCCGCGTCCTGTTCCTCATCCCGATCGTCGTCTTCGTCCTGGTCGGCATCGGCCTCGCCGTCGGCCTGACCCGCGACCCCTCCGAGCGCGCCTCGCCGCTCGAGGGACGGCCGGCGCCCATCTTCGACCTCGCCGCCCTGCCCGCGCGCGGGCCGGACACGGGCCTCGCCACCTCCGACCTCAAGGGCGCCGTCTCCGTCGTCAACATCTTCGCCTCGTGGTGCGCGCCCTGCCGCATCGAGCATCCCATCCTCAGCCGCCTGGCGGCGGACGGCGTCACCGTGCACGGCATCGACTACAAGGACGATCCGGCCAAGGCGGAGACGTTCCTCTCGACCTTGGGCGATCCCTACGCCCGGGTCGGCGCCGACACGACCGGGCGGGCCGGCATCGACTGGGGCATCACCGGCGTGCCGGAGACCTTCATCATCGACCGCAACGGAGACATCGTGCATCGCCATGTCGGGCCGTTGACCGCGAACGACGTCGAGACGACCATCGAGCCGATCCTGCGGGATCTGGAGCCGTGA
- a CDS encoding heme lyase CcmF/NrfE family subunit, producing MIAELGHYLLVLAFGLSLVQGSLPLVGARGGDVALMRLGQTAAMGQFIALTLAFAVLLYVFAVSDFSVALVASNSHSLKPFLYKLAGAWGNHEGSLLMWVWMLALYGGAVALFGRNLPPPFRARVLAIQGLIGVGFLAFMLLTSNPFLRLDPAPFDGRGLNPVLQDPALAFHPPMLYLGYVGFSMAFAFAVAALIEGRVDASWARWVRPWTLAAWVSLTIGIALGSYWAYYELGWGGWWFWDPVENASFMPWLAGTALLHSATVVEKRNTLKSWTVLLAILTFSLSLLGAFLVRSGILTSVHAFAVDPSRGTFILVLLAIAIGGAFALYAWRAPSLQGGGMFAPISREGGLLLNNLLLATGCAVVFLGTLYPLFLDAVGGGRISVGPPYFNATFVPIMTVLLALVPIGSLLSWKRGDLAGVLGKLKFAGAAVLFVVLGSLVFCRGFAGLGLLGLVLGVWVIAGTAVELGLRVLGPRPASLDLSVPRIWRRARAMPRSAWGMATAHVGLGVFVLGVTASSAWQSERIVTLEPGQAVEMAGYRFELRAIGDRAGPNYSARTADILVTRSGVAIAELRPEKRFYPAEQQQTTEAGIRSLLKGDLYAVLGDATGQSDQSYAFRLYFNPLVSWLWGGICLMGLGGLVSLTDRRHRVGAPVPSRHAAPGAGTPVPA from the coding sequence ATGATCGCGGAACTTGGCCACTATCTTCTCGTGCTCGCGTTCGGGCTGAGCCTGGTCCAGGGGAGCCTGCCGCTGGTCGGCGCGCGGGGCGGCGACGTCGCCCTGATGCGCCTGGGCCAGACCGCGGCAATGGGCCAGTTCATCGCTTTGACCCTGGCGTTCGCCGTCCTCCTCTACGTCTTCGCGGTCTCCGACTTCTCCGTCGCCCTGGTCGCGAGCAATTCGCATTCGCTCAAGCCCTTCCTGTACAAGCTGGCCGGTGCCTGGGGGAATCACGAGGGCTCGCTCTTGATGTGGGTCTGGATGCTCGCCCTCTATGGCGGCGCGGTCGCCCTGTTCGGCCGCAACCTGCCGCCGCCGTTCCGGGCGCGCGTGCTGGCGATCCAGGGATTGATCGGCGTCGGCTTCCTCGCCTTCATGCTGCTGACGTCGAACCCGTTTCTGCGCCTCGATCCGGCGCCCTTCGACGGGCGTGGCCTGAACCCGGTCCTGCAGGATCCCGCCCTCGCCTTCCACCCGCCGATGCTCTATCTCGGCTATGTCGGCTTCTCGATGGCGTTCGCCTTCGCCGTCGCCGCTCTGATCGAGGGCCGCGTCGATGCCAGCTGGGCGCGCTGGGTCCGCCCCTGGACCCTCGCGGCCTGGGTCAGCCTGACCATCGGCATCGCGCTCGGCTCCTACTGGGCCTATTACGAGCTCGGCTGGGGCGGCTGGTGGTTCTGGGATCCGGTCGAGAACGCGTCCTTCATGCCCTGGCTGGCCGGGACGGCGCTCCTGCATTCCGCCACCGTGGTCGAAAAACGGAACACGCTGAAGAGCTGGACCGTGCTGCTCGCGATCCTGACCTTCTCGCTCAGCCTGCTCGGCGCGTTCCTGGTCCGCTCGGGCATCCTGACCTCGGTCCATGCCTTCGCGGTCGATCCCTCGCGAGGCACCTTCATTCTCGTGCTGCTGGCGATCGCCATCGGCGGCGCCTTCGCGCTCTACGCCTGGCGCGCCCCCAGCCTCCAGGGCGGGGGGATGTTCGCGCCGATCTCGCGCGAAGGCGGCCTGCTGCTCAACAATCTCCTGCTGGCGACCGGCTGCGCCGTCGTGTTCCTCGGCACGCTCTATCCCCTGTTCCTCGACGCGGTCGGCGGCGGCCGCATCTCGGTCGGCCCGCCCTATTTCAACGCCACCTTCGTGCCGATCATGACGGTGCTTCTCGCCCTGGTCCCGATCGGCTCGCTCTTGTCGTGGAAGCGCGGCGACCTGGCGGGCGTGCTCGGCAAGCTGAAGTTCGCCGGCGCCGCCGTGCTCTTCGTCGTGCTCGGCAGCCTGGTGTTCTGCCGCGGTTTCGCCGGCCTGGGCCTTCTCGGGCTGGTGCTCGGCGTCTGGGTGATCGCCGGCACCGCCGTCGAGCTCGGCCTGCGCGTCCTGGGCCCCCGCCCTGCCAGCCTCGACCTGTCCGTCCCGCGCATCTGGCGCCGCGCGCGCGCCATGCCCCGGAGCGCGTGGGGCATGGCGACCGCCCATGTCGGCCTGGGCGTCTTCGTCCTCGGCGTCACCGCGTCCAGCGCCTGGCAGAGCGAGCGGATCGTCACGCTCGAGCCGGGCCAGGCCGTCGAGATGGCCGGCTATCGCTTCGAGCTTCGCGCCATCGGCGACCGGGCGGGTCCGAACTACAGCGCGCGCACGGCCGACATTCTGGTCACGCGCTCGGGCGTCGCCATCGCTGAGCTCCGCCCGGAGAAGCGCTTCTACCCGGCCGAGCAGCAGCAGACCACCGAGGCCGGCATACGCAGCCTCCTGAAGGGCGACCTGTACGCCGTGCTCGGCGACGCCACCGGCCAGAGCGACCAGTCCTATGCCTTCAGGCTCTACTTCAACCCGCTTGTGAGTTGGCTCTGGGGCGGCATCTGCCTGATGGGCCTGGGCGGTCTCGTCTCGCTCACCGACCGCCGCCATCGGGTCGGGGCGCCCGTGCCCAGCCGCCACGCCGCGCCGGGCGCCGGCACGCCCGTGCCCGCATGA
- the ccmE gene encoding cytochrome c maturation protein CcmE — MPSRRRQRLLLLATVVLLLGGSVAMALTALRDNVVFFISPSEVAAGTFDPDQRFRLGGLVAQGSVERGDGAQVRFILTDRAQSVPVVYTGLLPDLFREGQGIVAHGTVDAGGTFVADEVLAKHDEEYMPPEVAEALKRSGHWEAGDTVASGSRADEAQKADR; from the coding sequence GTGCCGAGCCGTCGTCGTCAACGCCTGCTGCTGCTTGCCACGGTCGTCCTTCTTCTGGGCGGCTCCGTCGCCATGGCGCTGACCGCGCTGCGCGACAACGTCGTCTTCTTCATCTCGCCGAGCGAGGTGGCGGCCGGGACGTTCGATCCGGACCAGCGGTTTCGGCTGGGCGGCCTCGTCGCCCAGGGCAGCGTCGAACGGGGCGACGGCGCGCAGGTCCGCTTCATCCTGACCGATCGGGCGCAGAGCGTGCCCGTGGTCTACACCGGCCTGCTGCCGGACCTGTTCCGCGAGGGCCAGGGCATCGTGGCGCACGGCACGGTCGATGCCGGCGGCACCTTCGTGGCCGACGAGGTGCTGGCCAAGCATGACGAAGAGTACATGCCGCCGGAAGTGGCCGAAGCGCTGAAGCGGTCCGGCCACTGGGAAGCTGGGGACACGGTCGCGAGCGGCAGCCGCGCCGACGAGGCGCAAAAGGCCGATCGATGA
- the ccmD gene encoding heme exporter protein CcmD: MTTFWSMGGYAAYVWSAFGFTLLVLGGLVLASWRGAREREAELAAVRREVRGRTASSVRRPTLQRQTQD; this comes from the coding sequence ATGACGACGTTCTGGTCCATGGGCGGTTATGCCGCCTATGTCTGGTCCGCTTTCGGCTTCACACTCCTTGTCCTCGGCGGTCTCGTCCTCGCCAGCTGGCGGGGAGCGCGGGAGCGCGAGGCCGAACTCGCCGCGGTGCGCAGAGAGGTTCGCGGCCGGACCGCATCGTCGGTCCGCCGTCCGACCCTGCAACGCCAGACCCAGGACTAG
- a CDS encoding [protein-PII] uridylyltransferase — MDDTATLLPPAAAEAFAHGRAASPPLVAALENLLHAPEVPEHKQAVAHLRTPLAEARRERRERFEAGGPVEDVVFGTCRDMDRLIISLLDLAHDRVYSVASPTTGDRLAVAAVGGYGRGEMAPRSDIDLLFLLPYKRTPRTEQIVEFLLYKLWDLGLKVGHSVRTERESLKAATQDLTVCTALLESRLLWGEPATFSGLWTRLRREMLAYNGLAFVEAKLAERNERHKREGDSRYLLEPNVKEGKGGLRDLHSLQWIGRFLFEIDDLSGFVAHGLLDRSTLATFQRAQRFFWSVRAHLHYLTGRAEERLTFDVQPEIARRCGYRDRNATRGVERFMKRYYLHAKETGALTRVVLAALEEQQKRKPRLRLPRLGLGSRKADGFVITGERVTLGEPDLFARDPLAMLRLYRLAQERGLDIHPLAEQAVTRNLRRIDGKARARPEAGRMFMAMLTDPNQPAMTLRRLNEAGVLGRLIPEFGRIVGQMPYNLYHHYTVDEHSIFAVEVLSQIEAGEHGETTPLVGELLKQIQSRAELYLATLIHDIGKGRTESHSIVGERLARRVVPRLGLTEEQTDTVAWLVRHHLLLSETAFRRDIDDLKTVADVAHIVQSPERLRLLLILTVCDVIAVGPGIWTTWKAQLLRDLFREVEAVLATGRLDGRRAERIAKAKAGLPGLLQDLPDDAVQAYIARHDPRYWLSFPIEAQARHARIVLRADAEKRLFTRDWRQDDLRGATELMLYAPDHPGLFMKVAGALAVSDASIVGARIFTTTDGMALDTFEIQHAKTGEQITDDARLQRIGQTIEKALAGEISLDRALAGRQSLPKRTAVFTVEPRVFVDNGASQTHTVIEVNGRDRPGVLYELAKAILDCGLIVASAQVTTYGERVVDVFYVRDVFGLKVRGDVRLRRIRRRLGEALSTR, encoded by the coding sequence ATGGATGACACCGCAACCCTTCTGCCGCCGGCCGCCGCGGAAGCGTTCGCGCACGGCCGCGCGGCGTCGCCGCCGCTGGTCGCCGCACTGGAGAACCTTCTCCACGCACCCGAGGTGCCGGAACACAAGCAGGCGGTGGCGCATCTGCGCACGCCGCTCGCCGAAGCGCGTCGCGAACGGCGCGAGCGTTTCGAGGCGGGCGGGCCGGTCGAGGACGTCGTGTTCGGCACGTGCCGCGACATGGACCGGCTGATCATAAGCCTTCTCGACCTCGCGCACGACCGCGTCTACTCGGTCGCCAGCCCGACGACCGGCGACCGGCTGGCCGTGGCGGCGGTCGGCGGCTATGGCCGGGGCGAAATGGCCCCCCGTTCCGATATCGATCTTTTGTTCCTCCTGCCCTACAAGCGCACGCCCCGGACGGAGCAGATTGTCGAGTTCCTGCTCTACAAGCTCTGGGACCTTGGTCTCAAGGTCGGCCACAGCGTCCGGACCGAGCGCGAAAGCCTCAAGGCCGCGACCCAGGACCTGACCGTCTGCACCGCGCTTCTGGAGTCGCGCCTTCTCTGGGGGGAGCCTGCGACGTTTTCCGGCCTGTGGACCCGGCTGCGCCGCGAGATGCTCGCCTATAACGGGCTGGCCTTCGTCGAGGCCAAGCTGGCCGAGCGCAACGAGCGCCACAAGCGCGAGGGCGACAGCCGCTACCTGCTCGAGCCCAACGTCAAGGAAGGCAAGGGCGGCCTGCGCGACCTCCATTCCCTGCAGTGGATCGGCCGGTTCCTGTTCGAGATCGACGATCTGTCGGGCTTCGTCGCACACGGCCTTCTCGACCGGTCGACCCTGGCGACCTTCCAGCGCGCCCAGCGCTTCTTCTGGAGCGTGCGTGCCCACCTGCACTATCTGACCGGTCGCGCCGAGGAACGGCTGACCTTCGACGTGCAGCCCGAGATCGCCCGGCGGTGCGGCTATCGCGACCGCAACGCCACGCGCGGCGTCGAGCGTTTCATGAAGCGCTATTATCTCCACGCCAAGGAAACCGGCGCCTTGACCCGCGTCGTGCTGGCCGCGCTCGAGGAGCAGCAGAAGCGCAAGCCGCGCCTGCGGCTGCCCCGCCTGGGCCTCGGCAGCCGTAAGGCCGACGGCTTCGTCATCACGGGCGAGCGGGTCACGCTCGGCGAGCCCGACCTGTTCGCGCGCGATCCCCTGGCGATGCTGCGCCTGTACCGGCTGGCGCAGGAAAGGGGGCTCGACATCCATCCCCTGGCGGAGCAGGCGGTGACGCGCAATCTCCGCCGGATCGACGGCAAGGCCCGGGCGCGGCCGGAAGCGGGCCGCATGTTCATGGCCATGCTGACCGATCCCAACCAGCCCGCCATGACGCTGCGCCGGCTGAACGAGGCGGGCGTGCTCGGCCGACTCATTCCCGAGTTCGGCCGGATCGTCGGCCAGATGCCCTACAATCTCTACCATCACTACACGGTCGACGAGCACAGCATCTTCGCGGTGGAGGTGCTCAGCCAGATCGAGGCGGGCGAGCACGGCGAGACGACGCCGCTGGTCGGGGAGCTGTTGAAGCAGATCCAGTCGCGGGCCGAGCTCTATTTGGCCACGCTGATCCACGACATCGGCAAGGGCCGCACCGAGTCGCACAGCATCGTCGGCGAACGGCTCGCCCGCCGCGTGGTGCCGCGGCTCGGCCTGACCGAGGAGCAGACCGACACCGTCGCGTGGCTGGTCCGGCATCATCTCCTTCTCAGCGAGACGGCGTTCCGGCGCGACATCGACGATCTCAAGACCGTCGCCGACGTCGCGCACATCGTGCAGTCGCCGGAGCGCCTTCGCCTCCTGCTGATCCTGACGGTCTGCGACGTGATCGCGGTCGGCCCCGGCATCTGGACGACCTGGAAGGCGCAGCTGCTGCGCGACCTGTTCCGCGAGGTCGAGGCGGTGCTGGCGACGGGCCGCCTCGACGGCCGGCGCGCCGAGCGGATCGCGAAGGCCAAGGCGGGCCTGCCCGGCCTGCTCCAGGACCTGCCGGACGATGCCGTCCAGGCCTATATCGCGCGCCACGACCCGCGCTACTGGCTGTCCTTCCCGATCGAGGCCCAGGCCCGCCACGCGCGCATCGTCCTGCGAGCCGACGCGGAGAAGCGGCTGTTCACGCGGGATTGGCGCCAGGACGACCTGCGCGGCGCGACCGAGCTGATGCTCTACGCTCCCGATCACCCCGGCCTCTTCATGAAGGTCGCCGGCGCGCTCGCGGTCAGCGACGCCAGCATCGTCGGCGCGCGCATCTTCACGACGACCGACGGCATGGCGCTCGACACCTTCGAGATCCAGCACGCGAAGACCGGGGAGCAGATCACCGACGACGCCCGGCTCCAGCGGATCGGCCAGACCATCGAAAAGGCGTTGGCGGGCGAGATCAGCCTCGACCGGGCGCTGGCCGGGCGCCAGTCCCTGCCGAAGCGGACCGCCGTCTTCACGGTCGAGCCCCGCGTGTTCGTCGACAATGGCGCCAGCCAGACCCATACGGTGATCGAGGTCAACGGGCGCGACCGGCCGGGCGTCCTCTACGAGCTGGCCAAGGCCATTCTCGATTGTGGCCTGATCGTGGCCTCGGCGCAGGTCACGACCTATGGCGAGCGGGTCGTCGACGTGTTCTATGTCCGCGACGTGTTCGGCCTCAAGGTCCGGGGCGACGTCCGTCTCCGGCGAATCCGGCGGCGTCTCGGCGAGGCGCTGAGCACGCGCTGA
- the murJ gene encoding murein biosynthesis integral membrane protein MurJ → MALLRAAATIGSLTMVSRVVGLARDMLVAAFLGAGPMADAFVVAFKLPNFLRRLFAEGAFSAGFVPLFAATLESEGKAEARRFAAEAQAMLAAVLIPIVVLAIVFMPAVLTVVAPGYEPGSLTYETAVELSRITFPYIIFISAAALLGGVLNSVGNFAAPALAPVMLNVCLIAALFLALPLDVPPAYALAWGIIAAGITQFGWLYLSARRARLAPYPVRPRLSLKARRLYMLILPGVFGASVAQINLLADVFFASFLPAGGQSYLYYANQLNQLPLGVIGVAVGTALLPLLARQIAAGQDEAAQHNLNRAIELSLFLTLPAAVALVAIGHPIVAVLFERGAFDASDTAATVATLQAYALGLPAFVLIKVLAPGFFARQDTRTPVIIATACLLSNIALVYVLIGPLLHVGIALASAISNSLNAVLLAVVLARRGHLVIDARLRRRLPRILLAGAIMGLGLWGLDAALAALPPIASLIVLVAAGFTGFVAVVHVTGGADLREVLGLMRRRA, encoded by the coding sequence TTGGCCCTCCTTCGCGCCGCCGCCACGATCGGCTCCCTGACCATGGTCTCCCGCGTGGTCGGCCTTGCGCGCGACATGCTGGTCGCCGCCTTCCTGGGCGCCGGGCCGATGGCGGACGCGTTCGTCGTCGCCTTCAAGCTACCGAACTTCCTGCGCCGCCTGTTTGCCGAGGGAGCGTTCAGCGCCGGTTTCGTGCCCCTGTTCGCCGCGACGCTCGAGAGCGAAGGCAAGGCGGAGGCGCGGCGCTTCGCCGCCGAAGCGCAGGCGATGCTGGCAGCCGTGCTGATCCCGATCGTGGTTCTCGCGATCGTGTTCATGCCGGCGGTGCTGACCGTGGTGGCGCCCGGCTACGAGCCGGGATCCCTCACCTACGAGACCGCGGTCGAGCTCAGCCGGATCACCTTTCCCTACATCATCTTCATCTCGGCCGCGGCTCTGCTGGGCGGCGTGCTCAACAGCGTCGGCAACTTCGCGGCGCCGGCCCTGGCGCCGGTCATGCTCAATGTCTGCCTGATCGCGGCCCTGTTCCTGGCCCTGCCGCTCGACGTCCCGCCGGCCTACGCGCTCGCCTGGGGCATCATCGCCGCCGGCATCACCCAATTCGGCTGGCTCTATCTGAGCGCGCGGCGGGCGCGCCTGGCGCCCTATCCCGTCCGGCCGCGGCTGAGCCTCAAGGCGAGGCGGCTCTACATGCTGATCCTGCCCGGGGTGTTCGGTGCCAGCGTCGCCCAGATCAACCTGCTGGCCGACGTGTTCTTCGCATCCTTCCTGCCGGCGGGCGGCCAGTCCTATCTCTACTACGCCAACCAGCTGAACCAGCTGCCCCTGGGCGTGATCGGGGTGGCGGTCGGCACGGCGCTCCTGCCGCTCCTGGCCCGGCAGATCGCCGCCGGCCAGGACGAGGCGGCGCAGCACAACCTGAACCGCGCGATCGAGCTCTCGCTGTTCCTGACCCTGCCGGCGGCGGTCGCCCTGGTCGCGATCGGCCATCCGATCGTGGCCGTCTTGTTCGAGCGCGGCGCCTTCGACGCCTCCGACACGGCCGCGACCGTCGCGACCTTGCAGGCCTACGCGCTCGGCCTGCCGGCGTTCGTGCTGATCAAGGTCCTGGCGCCCGGCTTCTTCGCGCGCCAGGACACGCGCACGCCCGTGATCATCGCCACGGCCTGCCTGCTCTCCAACATCGCCCTCGTCTACGTCCTGATCGGGCCGTTGCTCCATGTCGGCATCGCGCTCGCCTCGGCGATCTCGAACAGCCTGAACGCCGTCCTGCTCGCGGTGGTGCTGGCGCGGCGCGGCCATCTCGTGATCGACGCCCGGCTGCGCCGCCGCTTGCCGCGCATCCTGCTGGCCGGCGCGATCATGGGGCTGGGCCTCTGGGGGCTGGACGCGGCGCTGGCGGCCCTGCCGCCGATCGCAAGCCTGATCGTCCTGGTCGCGGCAGGTTTCACCGGCTTCGTCGCCGTCGTCCACGTGACCGGAGGGGCCGATCTGCGCGAAGTCCTGGGCCTGATGCGCCGGCGGGCTTGA
- the trpS gene encoding tryptophan--tRNA ligase, which produces MTEKGRIFSGVQPTGNLHLGNYLGAIRNWVGLQADYACIFCIVDMHAITIPQDPAALRSATREVTAAYIAAGIDPSNCIIFNQSAVSAHAELAWIFNCVTPMGWLNRMTQFKEKAGKQRDQALAGLFIYPVLMAADILAYKATHVPVGEDQKQHLELARDIAGAFNRQYGVEFFPLTEPLIFGAATRVMSLRDGTKKMSKSDTSDASRINLTDDADAISQKIRRAKSDAEMGLSYEPERRPEAANLLAIYAAFSDEAPADVAERFSGLGFAAFKSELADLAVARLAPINAEMRRLMAAPDHIDAILRQGAERADAIAAPILAETKDLVGFLRP; this is translated from the coding sequence ATGACCGAGAAGGGTCGCATCTTCTCCGGCGTACAGCCGACCGGCAATCTTCACCTCGGCAACTATCTCGGCGCGATTCGCAACTGGGTCGGGCTCCAGGCCGACTACGCGTGCATCTTCTGCATCGTCGACATGCACGCCATCACCATCCCGCAGGATCCGGCGGCGCTGCGCTCGGCGACGCGGGAGGTCACCGCGGCCTATATCGCGGCCGGAATCGATCCGTCCAACTGCATCATCTTCAACCAGAGCGCCGTGTCGGCCCATGCCGAGCTCGCCTGGATCTTCAACTGCGTGACGCCGATGGGCTGGCTGAACCGCATGACGCAGTTCAAGGAGAAGGCCGGCAAGCAGCGCGATCAGGCCCTGGCGGGCCTCTTCATCTATCCCGTGCTGATGGCGGCCGATATCCTGGCCTACAAGGCGACGCACGTGCCGGTCGGCGAGGACCAGAAGCAGCACCTCGAGCTCGCCCGCGACATCGCCGGCGCGTTCAACCGGCAATACGGCGTCGAGTTCTTCCCGCTGACCGAGCCTCTGATCTTCGGCGCGGCGACCCGGGTCATGTCGCTGCGCGACGGCACCAAGAAGATGAGCAAGTCCGACACCTCCGACGCGTCGCGCATCAACCTGACCGACGACGCGGACGCGATCAGCCAGAAGATCCGGCGCGCCAAGTCGGATGCGGAGATGGGGCTGAGCTACGAGCCCGAGCGCCGGCCCGAGGCGGCGAACCTGCTCGCGATCTACGCGGCGTTCAGCGACGAGGCGCCGGCGGACGTCGCCGAGCGCTTCTCCGGCCTGGGCTTCGCCGCGTTCAAGAGCGAGCTCGCCGACCTCGCGGTCGCCAGGCTGGCGCCGATCAACGCGGAGATGCGGCGCCTGATGGCCGCGCCGGATCATATCGACGCGATCTTGCGCCAGGGCGCCGAACGGGCGGATGCGATCGCCGCGCCGATCCTGGCGGAGACGAAGGATCTCGTAGGCTTCTTGCGGCCTTAG
- a CDS encoding DUF2333 family protein: protein MADATLHPAERTRPGWLRRLGQAVGVLVCLIALYYVGGALWLHTIDDDPTFAETLEVPPGSSRAVAAMTDLIDREVNQNRWVANDPFFQPAYILDNMPNYQLGMMSALSRISLELGDRIARVRSTSQIDPDIDSAAGRLRYPGDVWLFTWQNSFLPVPTTSSERTYRDAMASLQRYNQRLSQNQATFERRADNLLETLDRLAADLGSISATSAAKVADRSWFDFDSDDVFYLTKGRMYAYFIVLRELGRDFEQVLAERQLQPAWDAMIDNLRTAALLQPWVVVNGAPDSQTMPSHVASQGFYVARARTQLSEVSQVLAN, encoded by the coding sequence ATGGCAGACGCGACGTTGCACCCGGCCGAGAGGACACGTCCGGGATGGTTGCGCCGGCTGGGCCAGGCGGTGGGCGTGCTCGTCTGCCTGATCGCGCTCTACTATGTCGGCGGCGCGCTCTGGCTGCACACGATCGACGACGATCCGACCTTCGCCGAGACGCTGGAGGTCCCGCCCGGGTCGAGCCGCGCCGTCGCCGCGATGACCGATCTGATCGACCGCGAGGTCAACCAGAACCGCTGGGTCGCGAACGATCCGTTCTTCCAGCCGGCCTACATCCTGGACAACATGCCGAACTACCAGCTGGGCATGATGTCGGCCCTGTCGCGCATCTCGCTGGAGTTGGGCGACCGCATCGCCCGGGTGCGCAGCACGAGCCAGATCGATCCCGACATCGACAGCGCCGCCGGGCGTCTGCGCTATCCCGGCGACGTCTGGCTGTTCACGTGGCAGAACTCGTTCCTGCCGGTCCCGACCACCAGCTCGGAGCGGACCTATCGCGACGCCATGGCATCGCTGCAGCGCTACAATCAGCGTCTCAGCCAGAACCAGGCGACCTTCGAGCGGCGCGCCGACAACCTGCTGGAAACGCTCGATCGTCTCGCGGCCGACCTCGGCTCGATCTCGGCGACCAGCGCGGCCAAGGTCGCCGATCGCTCCTGGTTCGACTTCGACAGCGACGACGTGTTCTACCTCACCAAGGGGCGCATGTACGCGTATTTCATCGTGCTGCGCGAGCTGGGCAGGGACTTCGAGCAGGTGCTGGCCGAACGCCAGCTCCAGCCGGCCTGGGACGCGATGATCGACAACCTCAGGACGGCGGCGCTTCTGCAACCTTGGGTCGTCGTCAACGGCGCACCGGATAGCCAGACGATGCCGTCCCACGTCGCTTCGCAAGGCTTCTATGTCGCGCGTGCGCGCACCCAGCTGAGCGAGGTCTCGCAGGTGCTCGCGAACTGA
- a CDS encoding formate dehydrogenase subunit gamma, producing MADYEAWDADRAARIIAERTHLEGAALPILHALQDTFGFIHADVTELLAQALNLSRAEVHGTITFYHDFRPHLPGRHVVKLCRAEACQSVGADALHERIRQILGVEWHGTTGDGAVTVLPVFCLGLCACGPAALVDERPLARLTEQRLQGALAEATA from the coding sequence ATGGCCGATTACGAGGCCTGGGACGCCGACAGGGCGGCCCGGATCATCGCGGAGAGGACGCACCTCGAAGGCGCGGCGCTGCCGATCCTGCACGCCTTGCAGGACACGTTCGGCTTCATTCATGCGGATGTGACGGAATTGCTCGCGCAGGCGTTGAACCTGTCGCGGGCTGAAGTGCACGGCACGATCACCTTTTATCACGATTTCCGCCCGCATCTGCCGGGCCGGCACGTGGTCAAGCTCTGCCGCGCGGAGGCCTGCCAGTCGGTCGGCGCGGACGCGCTGCACGAGCGGATCCGGCAGATCCTGGGCGTCGAGTGGCACGGCACGACGGGCGACGGCGCGGTCACGGTCCTGCCGGTGTTTTGCCTCGGCCTGTGCGCGTGCGGACCGGCGGCGCTGGTCGATGAACGGCCGCTTGCCCGATTGACCGAGCAGCGCCTGCAAGGCGCGCTGGCCGAGGCGACGGCATGA